The following are encoded in a window of Heterodontus francisci isolate sHetFra1 chromosome 2, sHetFra1.hap1, whole genome shotgun sequence genomic DNA:
- the LOC137379820 gene encoding cytochrome c oxidase subunit NDUFA4-like isoform X2 codes for MLIPLFFFIGLGSTGAGLYLSRLAVFSPDVCWDKKNNPEPWNKLGYNQQYKFIAVNTDYKQLKKNGPDF; via the exons TTGATTCCTCTATTCTTCTTCATCGGACTTGGATCGACTGGTGCTGGGCTTTACCTGTCACGTCTGGCAGTGTTCAGCCCTGATGTCTG CTGGGACAAAAAGAACAACCCTGAACCATGGAATAAATTGGGTTATAATCAGCAATACAAG TTTATTGCAGTCAACACTGATTATAAACAGTTGAAGAAGAATGGCCCTGACTTCTAA